The DNA sequence GTTCCTGATTCACGTCAgccagtgtgtctgtgtgtgtgtgtgtgtgtgtctgtgtttgtgtgtgtgtgtgtgtgtgtgtgtgtctgtgtgtgtgtgtgtgtgtgtgtctgtgtttgtgtgggtgtgtgtgtgtgtgtgtctgtgtgtgtgtgtgtgtgtgtgtgtctgtgtgtgtgtgtgtgtgtgtgtgtctgtgtgtgtgtgtgtgtgtgtgtgtgtgtgtctgtgtttgtgtgtgtgtgtgtgtgtgtgtgtgtctgtgtgtgtgtgtgtgtgtgtgtgtgtgtgtgtgtctgtgtgtgtgtgtgtgtgtgtgtctgtgtgtgtgtgtgtgtgtctgtgtttgtgtgggtgtgtgtgtgtgtgtgtgtgtgtgtgtgtgtgtgtctgtgtttgtttgtgtgtgtgtgtgtgtgtgtgtgtctgtgtttgtgtgtgtgtgtgtgtgtgtgtctgtgtgtgtgtgtgtgtgtgtgtgtgtgtctgtgtttgtgtgtgtgtgtgtgtgtgtgtgtgtgtgtctgtgtttgtgtgtgtgtgtgtgtgtgtgtctgtgtgtgtgtgtgtctgtgtttgtgtgtgtgtgtgtgtgtgtgtctgtgtttgtgtgtgtgtgtgtgtgtgtctgtgtttgtgtgtgtgtctgtgtttgtgtgtgtgtgtgtgtgtgtgtgtgtgtatgtgtgtctgtgtttgtgtgtgtgtgtgtgtgtgtgtgtgtgtctgtgtttgcgtgtgtgtgtgtgtgtgtgtgtgtgtgtgtgtgtgtgtctgtgtttgtgtttgtttgtgtgtgtgtgtgtgtctgtgtttgtgtgtgtgtgtgtgtgtgtgtgtgtgtctgtgtttgtgtgtgtgtgtgtgtgtgtgtgtgtgtctgtgtgtctgtgtgtgtgtgtgtgtgtgagtgtgtgtgtgtgtgtgtgtgtgtgtgtgtctgtgtttgtgtgtgtgtgtgtgtgtgtgtgtgtctgtgtttgtgtgtgtctgtgtttgtgtttgtgtgtgtgtgtctgtgtttgtgtgtgtgtgtgtgtgtgtctgtgtttgtgtgtgtgtgtgtgtgtgtgtgtctgtgtttgtgtgagtgagtgtgtgtgtgtgtgtgtgtgtgtgtctgtgagtgtgcgtgtgcgtgtgtgtgtgtgtgtgtctgtgtttgtgtgtgtgtgtgtgtgtgtgtgtctgtgtttgtgtgtgtgtgtgtgtgtgtgtgtgtgtgtctgtgtttgtgtgtgtgtgtgtgtgtgtgtgtgtgtgtctgtgtgtgtgtgtgtgtgtgtgtgtgtgtctgtgtgtgtgtctgtgagtgtgtgtgtgtgtgtgtgtgtgtgtgtgtgtctgtgtgtgtgtgtgtgtgtgtgtgtgtctgtgtttgtgtgtgtgtgtgtgtctgtgtgtgtgtgtctgtgagtgtgtgtgtgtgtgtctgtgtgtgtgtgtgtgtctgtgtgtgtgtgtgtgtgtgtgtgtgtgtctgtgtttgtgtgtgtgtgtgtgtgtgtgtgtgtctgtgtgtgtgtgtctgtgagtgtgtgtgtgtgtgtctgtgtgtgtgtgtgtgtgtctgtgtttgtgtgtgtgtgtgtgtgtgtgtgtctgtgtgtgtctgtgagtgtgtgtgtgtgtgtgtgtgtgtctgtctgtgtgtgtgtgtctgtgagtgtgtgtgtgtgtgtgtgtgtgtgtgtgtgtgtgtgtgtgtgtctgtgtgtgtgtctgtgagtgtgtgtgtgtctgtgtgtgtgtgtgtgtctgtgagtgtgtgtgtgtgtgtctgtctgtgtgcccTGTTTATAAATGATTGAATTAACATACACAAGCTTAACTATCAGATATAAGATTTACGATGCAAACATTTTGGGAAGGTCCAGGAATTTACGAAAATACTGAAGAAAGTtcaatttctcaaaatatgcCTTAAGTACAtaactttattctcataacatTATGATTCTATTTTCAAAATCTGATTTTAATGTGGCATTAAATATATGGAAgtatcagacacacacacctgaagcagCAGATCCAGGTGATAATTACAGGTGTGTTAGAACTGAAGTCTGCAGGAACAGAAATACTCAGAGTTTCTGAGGTCTGTTCTTCATCTCCCCCTGCTGTTCTCTCACATGCATTACTCTCGGCCAGCAGTATGACTGTAGACGAGCACATCTCTGTTCATTCACGAGCTCAAGCATGTTTAACACTCAGTGGGCCTCATGCATGAAACACTAGCACAAGCAACGCATTTCACATGTTAAAATCATGCATACATCCATTCATCTGTAAACTGTTTCACTgaattaagtacaatttatttacacaaaaattGTCTGCTTTTGTTTAATGAATGAGTCTTATATGTGTCCGTGTTTATTTGTGTCCTTTTCATGTCAGTGACAGATGTGAACTGTTTCTAAGTGTATGTTAATATGAAGGAAGAACTGCAGGATAGTTAGTTGCTCTTAAACAGCAGAAGAACTATCAGTAAGAGTCAGATGTGGTAACGCTTGTGCTGTTCCTGTCTGTGTGGATCATTTCTCCAGCCTCTTTAGATCACGTATGTAACATCTTACGTTTGATCTGATGGCTGTGGAATCACATTTGTGACCAGATTCATTTCACACACTTGAGAACAGGCTTGGTTTCATctgcacacattttcatttttgaaaacaaCAAACGTTAAGCGTAAACACCATTTTTGTATTAGGTTACATTAAAATGCAAAGCATGATTAATGAGTAATTACACTGATTTACTGACACATAGCTCCATGGATtgtattaatgttaatttcaggGACATTTATGTTCCACTGTAATTAGATGCGTGTTTCCAGAAGATGAATAATGTAGAGCAGGATTGTAAAACATTATATCGCTGGAGCAATCTGAACATCTCGCTCACACACTGCTATTTGCAACATGATTTTATAATCCAGATCACCTGAAAGAATGAAAACTGCTCTTTGTGAGTATTTAATGGACAGTTTCTTTCTTACATTACGCAAGAATGAAAAACAGGGCCTAAATCAGACTCAGACTCAGATTAAATGTGTGATGAAACAATTATACCATGGTCTGTCTAAATacttcattctgattggctggcaggtatgcATTAAAACCATTTAATGCACAGTTAGCAGTGGAGCATTCCTTACGTGAAACAAGatcttgttatatatataaagtttttttttaatcctgaaaaaaaaaaatacatttacttgataATGTGTTTTAGAGAATATAAACTatgatgtttatttgtcttgCCCACATGCAAATagtttgtcttattttaaagaaatgttttgttgAAAAAATTCAGTCTTGTACCACAGCGGTGAAACTCAACCAGCTCAACCATAAGGGTGTGCGGAAACTGAAAAACTAACCGAAAATGCAAGCTACATCCATATAAAAGACTTGGTGACATTTAAGTTTGTAATTTCTGTATCAACATCGCTGTGACAGAATGTGATGTTATGTCAAGCCTCAGAAACAAATCAAGAGTATTACTGCGGATTTAACAAACACTGCATCTGTGCTTCAGAATATGAGAATCAGGGATTAATGTCATTATAATGAATAAATGAGTTTTTCTTCACGCTGTGTTCTAGATTGATCTGTATGCTCAAAGTGACCTGAAGAAAGGCCTGCAGCTCTTCGGGACTGAAGGAAACATCGGCCTGACCAACGCCTGGAGCATCGTCCAGACAGACGTACGGTTCCTGCATTTCTGTCTGCAGTTACCATTATTTCCCAAGAACAGAGAACAGAGGTGTAGCACTGTAAGATATGAAGGAAGGACAGGTGacgatggtgtgtgtgtgtgtgtgtgtgtgtgtgtgtcacagtttCGCTGCTGTGGAGTGACCAATCACACGGACTGGTTTGATGTGTATAACGCGACGCGTGTGCCGGACTCCTGCTGTCTGGAGTTCAGTGATGACTGTGGTCTGGAGAATCCTGGCACCTGGTGGACGGCTGTAAGTCATCTCTCTCATCAAACTCTCTTTCTTCTCCTGTGCTGGTTTGGGCAGGACAGACAGAAGCTCTGTGTCTAAACCTCTCTCTCTGAAGTGACTGAGCGCTGTGGTTTGTGTCCACAGCCGTGTTACGAGCGAGTGAAGGGCTGGCTGCAGGAGAATCTGGTGGCTCTGTGGATCTTCGCTCTGTGTACGGCTCTCACACAGGTACTGAACGCTCATCACAGTCAGAACATACACGAGAGCTCAGTGATGGTCAGCATGACGTGTGTTTGCAGATCCTGGGGCTGGTGTTCTCCATGACCATCTTCTGTCACGCCGTGAAAGTGGACACCTTCTACGCATAGAGACAGAACCGGACCAAACACACCTGCATCGGCACACTTCTCCATCGCTGGAGCAATCTGAACATCTCGCTCACACACTGCTATTTGCAACATGATTTTATAATCCAGATCACCTGAAAGAATGAAAACTGCTCTTTGTGAGTATTTaatggacagtttttttttctttttctgttttgtcCATTTGTGAAGAGGGAGAGCAGGAACTAATGTCATAATTTTATACTAGTATAACTTCAAATTAATACGTATAAAATGAATAACCTctgtttatatttattcagaGCGAATTTTCAATAGATTTAAAAGATAAGATATTTagatcacatttttgtatatatgACTTGACATCTTTAGAgcaaaaagtaataaaacagaCTCATTTTAGTGTGTGTAGGAAGAAACACAAGTCTGTTCAGCAGAACTGGATCAGTGAAAGAGCAAAAGCAGAGATTTTAACGTTGTATTGACTTTGACTGTGGCCTGACGAACTGATTTCTGTGCCACCAAACAGAACGGATCTCAATCTGCACAAACACATCCACCACAAGTTCTCAAATGTCTTCATTTTTAACACTATTTGTATAGTTTTATCATTTTGAACCTAACAAGCTTCTTTTGGTGACATGTCACTTTTGAAAATTATGGAATTATTTAGCTGAATTCAATTTGAGATGTACTCCTGTAATTGAATTTAACGTCTCCTATGCCTTTGGGAATTAATGGGAATAATTGTACAAAACTTGGAAGAATCTTATTCATCTATGTGATTTGTATTTGCCATTTCCAACACTACtgctaatattaaatataaaactgaatGCATTACGATAGACTTTATTTGTAAATGTGGTAAGAACATCTAACTATTGTTCAAATGCATTAATGCTCATAATTGAAATGGTATTTTCATCAATATTTCAGATTTCAGGGGGTTAGTAACTGCACTTCTTCTGCTGACGATTGACCAATCGACAAACATCTGAGTCACAATAACTTCACAATCTCATGAACAAACAGATACGTTCTCCTCCGTTCTTCCTTTCTCTAGTCGGTCTATATGTTCCTCTTCTCAGGGCTTTTCTGGTGTACAAATAACACCCAATGATCCTctttaaagtctttaaaatgtattatacgtTTATTTTCTGAAAATCGAACCTAATCCGTTAGATGAATTGATCATTAAAGTGAAACAGGTCTTGAACATCGCTGGAAAACTCTTTCAGAAGGACTCCATGGAGATGAAGCTTCTTACTCTCAGTCAATGACAAGTGTATGAGGTTAAACATCTACTTATAAAAGCACATATCTAATCACTTAAACAGCTGACGAGGTTTACAGCTCAAGCAGATGCATCTTAATGTTTGGAGAGTTGTGTGTTAACAGTGTTGAGATGATCACACGCAGGAGGTTAATACAGGACTGATGACTAATAAAGTGAAGTCCAGgcaccttttcttttcttgctgAAGCTGTGTTGTGTTCTCATTCACACTGCCATCAGCATGAAGGGCTttctgagatccacttcctcaacACGGCTCTAGAGTTGTGTAGTCAGactacttttttcaagtaactaaagtaatgcattacttttaaattacttttttaaaatgagTAATTAATGTTATGTTTTCCCATTTGTTCACGGACAGCTCTCCTGTGTCTGTTGAGCAGTCGGGAGTGAGgcacttcatttctttttataTGAAAGGCTCTTACAGTTGCCAAAAAATAGAacatttttggtttagtttttaaaaatgcagtaagTGAGCAAGCCCAGCTTAGGTGTAAGAAAGtaatgtactttttttaaaaataaataacatcaggACATCAGCAGCCATAATTAACAAACTGAAACTTGTAGGAAAACAGTGTCTTGAGCATTGATGcatgttataaatatttataatgaagTTAATGTAAGCTGGTCTGAAGCTCTATTAGTGCTGATCTGCTGCTCTTTATTGAACCGAAGACACCAGATCCTCCCCAAGAAGACCATCAGGATCCCCGAAGACGTTCAACACTGGGTCAGAATAACTAAAGGAAGTGTTCATCACTGCAGGGGCCTTGATCAAGGGTGATGTTGTTCtgcaggaggatgaggaggagagtGAACTTCATTCACAGACACatcaagagaaagagagagagaacacactgCCATCGCCTTCAACTAACTTCCCAAACCACgcagcatgtctaattaatttaaatctaaataattaCTGAATGACTTGACATTATGTGTGTGCTTCTCAACCCTGTTCCTGGAGAAACGCCAGCAGAACACATTTTCCTGATTATCTCAGACCTGAAGAGGTGTAACTCAAACCTGTGCTTTGGCAACATGATGAAACCGAGATCAAACTCTTATATGAGGCCTTCTGGCCATCGTTTATCTCCGATCTACACACACTTCACCAGTCCTGGTTTGTCAGGGATTTCCAGGTTCAAAACAAGCCACACTGACAGACtgcaaagaaattaaataaattaaaaagtatacAATGATGTGGATTACAGTGAAATTACAGACCCTTCCTGTTTGAATTTTGCAAAATCCATCTTTAACACAATACAAATTGAGACAAAAACATTTGACTCAAATCAATAGCCGATGCGATggtttaataatcacaaaataaagttttattaacttAAACATAAGAGTGGACATAAAGCACAGGAAGttgtttaatgtattaatgtCTTGTATATTCTTTCAATCAAGCTACCTATGATTTTATTTGATGGATCGGGACACGTGATGATTTCTGTTTCAGGCCAGATTGCTTCGGCTCATACTCCAGTCATGCACACTCAAATCAATATTCATGGCCATTTATTAATGAAGTCATGTAATTTGAGAATAATGTACAGTGTGGATCTGATTTATTGCACATTAATCCTGAACACAGACTGAATTAATCTCTTCTGCATGTAATGTGCTGCTGTTATTgaaagaccacacacacacacacacacacacttgacaaaacacaacagctCCAAAGTACCGAAGGaatctttattaaaataaatgaccaAACAGAGAGACATCACAATGACAAAGGCTTTACTAAAACTACAGTGGATCAGAGCTGGCAGAATCAGGATCGGCTCCATCTTCAGACAGCGATGATCTTCAGGACAAGCACAGGAAGAGCTGAGCGCGGCTGAAgtgaagcgcacacacacacacacacacacacacgcgtgtgcGCTCTGATGTATGTATAGTTCTGTACAGATGTGTGACGCTCGGCCGGGTTAGTGGATCCGTGTCAGCTCCTCCACGATTTTAATCACCTCGTCCACCGTAGCCTCGCGCTTCATCCCGCTGCCGTCATCcatctgcagcacacacacacacacacacacacacacacacacgagtgtgAAGACATCTGTAGCTTACACAAGTATTCAGGAAAGCATTCGAGATGCTCAACCTGCATCTGTGTGGAACTCATATTAGCGCAGCAGGGGACAGGTAGTTTTATTAAAACagcttttttgtttaaataatcttttaaattaaaataacccTTCGGTGATCATGTGTCTTACGCTCAGCCCTGTTTCTGGAGTCTGGAGACAGCAAAACATTTTAACTACTTCTACAATGATTATcgctttctttttattaattttaacggACAAATATTCTGCAAGTTGAATAATTTTCCGCACAGCGTGGCTCCAGAAAGAGCGCTGGGAACTACACGTCTCTGTATGATACGACGAGCGAGCCGTGAGCTCCAGCGTTCATCAGAGACGTGACACGAGGACATCACCTGCAGTGTGCTGACCACCTCCTGCATCTTAGCACGACCCAGATCCAGGAAGCTCTCGATCAGATCTCCGTCGATGAAGCCCGTGGCCTGCTCAGTCTTGCGCTCGGTGTGGAAGGACCTCCAGGTGGCGCTAGTCAAGGACTTCAACAGGTCAGAAGACAAGAGtgttaaatcacacacacacacacgtctgtgaGCGCTGCTGAAGGATATAAGCTGTGCTCGATCTTGCCGACGCTCTTGATGACTTTGTTGAGTCGGATCTGTAGATCCAGCAGTAAACTGTACCAACTCTCCGACAGCGACGTCACCAAACctcaaacacacaacaaacacaaTCAAACACACAACCAACGTCTCTGTAATCTACCTAGCGGACGCTtcga is a window from the Carassius carassius chromosome 13, fCarCar2.1, whole genome shotgun sequence genome containing:
- the tspan4a gene encoding tetraspanin-4a isoform X2, giving the protein MAEGCLRALRYGMVFFNLLFWLGGCGLLGVGVWLSITQGNFATLSSSLPSLSAANLLIAVGSIIMVIGCLGCVGAVKENRPLLLSFFILLLLMLLLEILFMVLFFSYQDQIDLYAQSDLKKGLQLFGTEGNIGLTNAWSIVQTDFRCCGVTNHTDWFDVYNATRVPDSCCLEFSDDCGLENPGTWWTAPCYERVKGWLQENLVALWIFALCTALTQILGLVFSMTIFCHAVKVDTFYA